GGTGGTTTTGGTGGCATTCTACGTGACACGGGTATTTCTGATGAGATTGTATCTACAGCTTTAAAGGCAAATTTGTCGCCGTTATTGTTGGGCTGGTTTGTTGCCGCATTGATTCGCTTGGCTACGGGTTCTGCAACGGTTGCTATGGCTACAGCTTGTAGCATTGTTGCTCCAATTGCAGCTACGGCTGGTGTGGCTGTTAGACCAGAACTTTTAGTTCTTGCGACGGGTTCAGGTTCATTGGTCTTTTCACATGTAAATGACGCAGGATTCTGGTTAATCAAAGAATATTTCGGTATGACAGTCGGGCAGACACTCAAAACTTGGTCGGTGTTAGAAACGATTATCTCGGTGTTGGGTTTATCTTTCACACTGCTGCTTAGTGCTATTTTATAATTAGAGGTAAGTAATCCATGATCGTGATTGCAATGGGTGTCTGTGGAACAGGCAAAACACTAATTGGCGAGTTGCTATCAGAGCAGCTAGCTTGTGAATTTCTCGATGGTGATACGCTTCATTCGGCTGCAAATAAAAGCAAGATGAGTCAAGGTATTCCTTTAACTGATGAAGATCGTTTGCCTTGGTTGCAAGCTATTCGTAAGGCAATTGAAGAAAAACAACAAGCAGGTGAAACGGCTGTATTTACTTGTTCTTCACTCAAACGAGTCTACCGCGATATTTTACGTGGTCATGACCAAAATGTGCAGTTTGTCTATTTAAAAGGTTCATATGAGCTGTTGCAGCAACGCCTTGCTGAACGATCAGGCCATTTTTTCGATCCTTCTTTATTGCAGACTCAACTTGATACTTTAGAAGAACCTGATGTTCATGAGGCAATTACGATTGATATTGCATTGACACCTGAACAAATCGTTGTGCAAGTCATGCAGAAACTAGGGGTAACTGACAGTGTGTGTCGCGGTTAACCTCGGGTAGAAACAAATATACAAAGCCTTGAAGGCTTATAAATCAAGAAAAGTGAATACCGGTATTGGTACTGGTATTTACAAAAGAAGCCCGATCACAACAGGCTAGCTTCAAATATATAAATACATAAATTATAAATAACCGGAGATAAGAACAATGAGTTATTCAAATAATTTGCAGCAGAAATTTCCTATAGAAGACGGTATTCCTGAGA
This window of the Acinetobacter sp. XH1741 genome carries:
- a CDS encoding gluconokinase, producing the protein MIVIAMGVCGTGKTLIGELLSEQLACEFLDGDTLHSAANKSKMSQGIPLTDEDRLPWLQAIRKAIEEKQQAGETAVFTCSSLKRVYRDILRGHDQNVQFVYLKGSYELLQQRLAERSGHFFDPSLLQTQLDTLEEPDVHEAITIDIALTPEQIVVQVMQKLGVTDSVCRG